From Pararhodobacter zhoushanensis, the proteins below share one genomic window:
- a CDS encoding ferredoxin--NADP reductase: MSDAAPAPQIKTLPDAQTVTAVTHWTDALFSFRCTRPRSLRFRSGEFVMIGLMGENGKPLLRAYSIASPSWDEELEFYSIKVPDGPLTSKLQHIEVGQEIILRPKPVGTLVHDALLPGKRVWFLATGTGLAPFASLMRDPETYEKFEQVVMMHTCRTVEELEYGRQLVESLKDDPLIGEMVEGKLLYYPTTTREAFHHQGRITDNLTSGKVFADLGIPPMDAAHDRAMVCGSLAFNVDVKAVLEGFGLREGANSDPKEYVVEKAFVGEGV; encoded by the coding sequence CGACGCCGCTCCCGCTCCGCAAATCAAGACGTTGCCCGATGCGCAGACCGTGACGGCGGTCACGCATTGGACCGATGCGCTGTTCTCCTTCCGCTGCACGCGGCCGCGCAGCCTGCGGTTCCGCTCGGGTGAGTTCGTGATGATCGGCCTGATGGGCGAGAACGGCAAACCCTTGCTGCGCGCCTATTCCATTGCCTCGCCGTCGTGGGATGAGGAGCTGGAGTTCTATTCGATCAAGGTGCCGGATGGCCCGCTGACCTCGAAACTGCAGCACATCGAAGTCGGGCAAGAGATCATCCTGCGGCCCAAGCCCGTCGGCACGCTGGTGCATGACGCGCTTTTGCCGGGCAAGCGGGTGTGGTTTCTGGCCACCGGCACGGGACTTGCTCCTTTCGCCTCTCTGATGCGCGATCCGGAAACCTATGAGAAATTCGAGCAGGTTGTGATGATGCACACCTGCCGCACGGTGGAAGAGCTGGAGTATGGCCGTCAGCTGGTCGAAAGCCTGAAGGACGATCCGCTGATCGGCGAGATGGTCGAGGGCAAGCTGCTTTATTACCCCACCACGACGCGAGAGGCGTTTCACCATCAGGGCCGGATCACCGACAACCTGACCTCGGGCAAGGTCTTTGCCGATCTGGGCATCCCGCCGATGGACGCGGCGCACGACCGCGCGATGGTCTGCGGGTCTCTGGCGTTCAACGTCGATGTGAAGGCGGTGCTTGAGGGCTTTGGCCTGCGTGAGGGCGCGAACAGCGATCCCAAGGAATACGTGGTCGAGAAGGCCTTTGTGGGCGAGGGCGTCTGA
- a CDS encoding sugar O-acetyltransferase: MKTERQKMAAGEWYTCLDDELEALRVTARSAVHQHNTLPPEERGPIGPKLAALIKSGNAIIEAPFHCAYGINIHLGDQVFLNAGCTILDTATVTIGDQCQLGPNVQIYCAEHHQDPVKRNVEGLEVAYPVTLGNRVWIGGGAILLAGVTIGDGAVVGAGSVVTKDVAPGAVVVGNPARVIQRRG; encoded by the coding sequence ATGAAAACCGAGCGGCAGAAGATGGCGGCGGGGGAATGGTACACCTGCCTCGATGACGAGCTTGAGGCGCTGCGGGTCACCGCACGCTCGGCGGTGCATCAGCACAACACGCTTCCGCCGGAAGAGCGCGGTCCCATAGGGCCGAAGCTGGCAGCGCTGATCAAATCCGGGAACGCGATCATCGAGGCACCGTTTCACTGTGCCTACGGGATCAACATCCACCTTGGCGATCAGGTGTTTCTGAACGCGGGCTGCACCATTCTGGACACGGCGACGGTGACGATTGGCGATCAGTGCCAGTTGGGGCCGAATGTGCAGATCTACTGCGCCGAGCACCATCAGGACCCGGTCAAGCGCAACGTCGAGGGGCTGGAAGTGGCGTATCCGGTGACGCTGGGCAACCGCGTGTGGATCGGCGGCGGGGCGATCCTTCTGGCCGGTGTGACCATCGGCGACGGCGCTGTGGTGGGCGCGGGCAGTGTGGTGACAAAGGACGTGGCCCCCGGCGCGGTCGTGGTCGGCAACCCGGCGCGGGTGATCCAGCGCCGGGGCTGA